The Burkholderia lata genome contains a region encoding:
- a CDS encoding DNA-3-methyladenine glycosylase family protein, which translates to MTDTISADLSPRAYRKAAQFLSDFDKDWASHIAKIGPCRHEAKPAREPYEALVRAIAYQQLHAKAGDAILGRLLALYPGTDFPAPEQLLSTDPALQRACGFSATKLATIRSIAQATVDEIVPSLDEARRLPDATLIERLITLRGVGRWTVEMFLIYSLERSDILPVDDFGVREGYGRLKGLEKAPTPRQMRDIGEAWSPYRTVAAWYLWRLPSR; encoded by the coding sequence TTGACCGACACCATCTCAGCCGACCTGTCTCCGCGCGCCTATCGGAAAGCTGCTCAGTTCCTGTCGGACTTCGACAAGGACTGGGCTAGTCATATCGCCAAAATCGGCCCGTGCAGGCATGAGGCCAAGCCCGCCCGCGAGCCATACGAGGCGCTGGTTCGGGCGATAGCCTATCAGCAACTACACGCCAAAGCTGGCGATGCGATTCTTGGGCGGTTGCTTGCGCTCTATCCCGGTACGGACTTTCCCGCTCCCGAGCAACTGCTGTCGACCGATCCGGCGCTGCAACGTGCCTGTGGCTTCTCGGCTACCAAGCTGGCGACGATTCGCAGTATCGCCCAGGCTACCGTGGACGAAATCGTACCGAGTCTAGACGAGGCACGGCGCCTTCCCGATGCGACGCTGATCGAGCGCCTCATTACGCTACGCGGTGTCGGGCGCTGGACGGTAGAGATGTTCCTGATCTATTCACTTGAGCGCTCGGACATTCTGCCAGTTGACGACTTCGGTGTTCGCGAGGGTTACGGGCGTCTGAAGGGGTTGGAGAAGGCACCGACACCGCGCCAGATGCGTGACATCGGTGAAGCCTGGAGCCCATACCGGACTGTCGCCGCGTGGTACTTGTGGCGACTGCCCAGCCGATGA
- the ada gene encoding bifunctional DNA-binding transcriptional regulator/O6-methylguanine-DNA methyltransferase Ada: MNTITVYETDDARWEAVQARDAAADGHFVYAVRTTGVYCHPSSTTRLPKRQNVVFYDTVEAAEAAGFRPSRRAHGDQTSAATERAAIVARACRLIEASDTPPQLDDLAAEIGMSPFHFHRLFKAETGLTPKAYSSAYRARKLREELSAPNSSVTNAIYGAGFNSNSRFYEASDQLLGMRARDYRAGGAGAVIRFAVGQCSLGAILVAQSQRGICAILLGDDPDMLVRNLQDQFPKAQFIGGENDFEQLVARVVGFVEAPSMGLHLPLDVQGTAFQERVWRALREIPPGTTISYAEIAERIGSPKAVRAVAQACGANHLAVAIPCHRVVRRDGDISGYRWGVDRKRELLRREAEI, translated from the coding sequence ATGAATACGATCACTGTCTACGAAACCGACGATGCCCGCTGGGAGGCGGTACAGGCGCGAGATGCTGCAGCCGATGGTCATTTCGTCTACGCCGTCAGGACCACCGGTGTCTATTGCCATCCGAGCTCGACGACACGCTTGCCCAAGCGCCAGAACGTAGTGTTCTACGACACTGTAGAGGCTGCGGAGGCTGCGGGCTTTCGCCCCAGCCGTCGGGCGCATGGAGACCAGACCAGCGCAGCGACGGAACGTGCGGCAATTGTGGCACGCGCCTGTCGCTTGATCGAGGCATCCGATACGCCACCCCAGCTCGACGACCTGGCTGCCGAGATCGGCATGAGCCCGTTCCATTTCCATCGCCTCTTCAAGGCAGAGACAGGTTTGACGCCCAAGGCGTACAGCTCGGCCTATCGTGCCCGCAAGCTTCGGGAGGAATTGAGCGCGCCGAATTCCTCGGTCACCAACGCCATCTATGGGGCTGGCTTCAACTCGAACAGCCGGTTCTACGAAGCCTCCGACCAGCTGCTCGGGATGCGTGCGCGCGACTATAGGGCAGGCGGTGCAGGTGCAGTCATACGTTTCGCCGTGGGGCAATGCTCACTCGGCGCCATCCTTGTGGCTCAAAGTCAGCGTGGGATCTGCGCCATTCTGTTGGGTGACGACCCGGACATGCTGGTGCGTAATCTGCAAGACCAGTTCCCCAAGGCGCAGTTCATCGGTGGAGAGAACGACTTCGAACAGTTGGTCGCCCGGGTGGTGGGCTTCGTCGAAGCGCCGTCGATGGGCTTGCATCTGCCGCTGGACGTACAGGGCACAGCCTTTCAGGAGCGCGTCTGGCGCGCGCTGCGCGAGATTCCGCCGGGCACGACGATAAGTTACGCGGAGATTGCCGAGCGAATCGGGTCGCCCAAGGCGGTGCGCGCTGTCGCGCAGGCCTGCGGGGCGAATCACCTTGCTGTGGCCATCCCTTGCCACCGCGTTGTACGACGCGATGGAGACATCTCCGGCTATCGCTGGGGAGTAGATCGCAAGCGCGAGTTGTTGCGCCGCGAAGCCGAGATTTGA
- a CDS encoding 2OG-Fe(II) oxygenase, producing MEWAGIAAQLDTEGYAVLPGFLGEGAARDLALLTGTMSAGQRAQLVSDDMGRGELLYFGASMPEPLENLRTKLYSHLAVVANRWSEILGSGRRYPAEFDDFLEQNKRAGQARGQSHLNRLGVKDHVSLHQRNEGEQVFPLQVVALLSEPGADFSGGEFVMTEQRPRMQSRPMVLPLKLGDAAIITTSERPFKGAKGYYRVNLKHAISRVHRGQRIGLELTFHNAR from the coding sequence ATGGAATGGGCGGGTATTGCAGCTCAACTTGATACAGAAGGCTATGCGGTACTCCCCGGGTTCCTTGGCGAAGGAGCTGCACGTGACCTGGCACTCCTGACCGGAACCATGAGCGCGGGACAACGCGCGCAACTGGTGTCGGATGATATGGGACGCGGTGAGCTGCTCTATTTCGGCGCGAGTATGCCGGAGCCGCTCGAGAACTTGCGTACGAAGCTGTATAGCCACTTGGCTGTCGTCGCAAATCGCTGGAGCGAGATTCTCGGGAGCGGTCGCCGGTATCCGGCCGAGTTTGACGACTTTCTGGAGCAAAACAAACGGGCCGGCCAGGCACGGGGCCAATCTCACTTGAATCGCCTCGGCGTGAAGGATCATGTGTCGCTTCACCAGCGCAATGAAGGTGAGCAAGTGTTCCCGCTACAGGTCGTTGCATTGCTGTCAGAGCCGGGAGCGGACTTTTCGGGTGGCGAATTCGTGATGACGGAGCAGCGCCCGCGCATGCAATCACGTCCCATGGTTTTACCGCTCAAGCTTGGCGATGCAGCCATCATCACAACGTCCGAACGCCCTTTCAAGGGAGCGAAGGGGTATTACCGGGTCAATCTCAAGCACGCCATCAGTCGTGTGCATCGGGGTCAGCGTATTGGTCTGGAGTTGACGTTTCACAATGCCCGATAG
- a CDS encoding Ada metal-binding domain-containing protein, translating to MMAALNKTFTLTGGDGKPFASPVRGTFGGHRGGKLYGRLDCRAALRAIERGGYTKYRVFFLDEATAIAAGYRPCAVCLPKEYAAWKQARSVQAPTSAYKEPRS from the coding sequence ATGATGGCCGCTCTGAACAAGACCTTCACACTGACTGGGGGAGATGGCAAACCTTTTGCCAGTCCTGTACGGGGAACCTTTGGTGGCCACCGTGGCGGCAAACTGTACGGCCGTCTCGATTGTCGCGCCGCGTTGCGGGCGATCGAGCGCGGTGGTTATACGAAGTACCGCGTCTTCTTTCTTGACGAAGCTACGGCCATTGCGGCCGGCTATAGGCCTTGCGCCGTCTGCTTACCTAAGGAGTACGCAGCATGGAAGCAAGCAAGGTCTGTCCAGGCTCCGACCTCCGCTTACAAGGAACCTCGCTCATGA
- a CDS encoding 2OG-Fe(II) oxygenase, with amino-acid sequence MSLFDSVSISTDIASSRDSLEARIAAVDWGALETTLGQDGYAVIPSLLVPNQCDQVSGFFFEDERFRSRIVMERYAFGRGEYKYFSYPLPDVVGRLRHSLYPHLAPIANRWHGAMRIDQRFPATHAEFREVCKRAGQQRPTPLLLRYQANDYCCLHQDLYGEHVFPFQAIVLLNEPGRDFEGGELLLTESNPKRPGRADVVPLRQGDAVILAVNHRPIRSARGFYRANLRHGVSRLHWGQRHTLGIIFHDAK; translated from the coding sequence ATGAGCTTGTTTGATTCAGTTTCCATCAGCACCGACATCGCATCGTCGCGCGACTCTCTGGAGGCTCGCATTGCGGCAGTGGATTGGGGCGCCTTGGAGACGACCTTGGGCCAGGACGGGTACGCCGTGATCCCCTCGTTGCTGGTGCCGAACCAATGTGATCAGGTATCTGGCTTTTTCTTCGAGGACGAACGCTTTCGAAGCCGTATCGTGATGGAGCGCTATGCCTTCGGGCGAGGTGAGTACAAGTACTTCAGCTACCCGTTGCCTGACGTGGTCGGCCGGCTCCGGCATTCCCTCTATCCTCATCTCGCGCCGATCGCCAATCGTTGGCATGGTGCGATGCGAATCGATCAGCGGTTTCCGGCGACTCATGCTGAATTTCGGGAGGTTTGCAAACGTGCAGGTCAACAACGGCCGACGCCGCTGTTGCTGCGCTACCAAGCCAATGATTATTGCTGCCTCCATCAAGACCTCTACGGCGAACATGTCTTCCCGTTCCAGGCAATCGTTCTGCTCAACGAGCCAGGGCGCGATTTCGAAGGTGGCGAGCTACTGCTGACAGAGAGCAATCCGAAGCGGCCTGGTCGGGCAGATGTGGTGCCGCTCCGACAGGGTGACGCAGTCATTCTTGCTGTCAATCATCGCCCCATTCGCTCCGCTCGCGGCTTCTACCGGGCGAATCTGCGTCATGGGGTTAGTCGGCTGCATTGGGGGCAGCGACACACACTGGGCATCATTTTCCACGACGCCAAGTAG
- a CDS encoding adenylyltransferase/cytidyltransferase family protein, whose amino-acid sequence MKRIGYAPGAYDLFHIGHLNLLRQAKQQCDFLIAGVVSDDVLAVHKGVMPTIPLAERLAIVRSIRFVDAAVPAMTNDKVEIWKTLQFHVLFKGDDWQGTEKGTKLERDFAALGVDVVYFQYCSATSSSELRRTLREFDILSSS is encoded by the coding sequence ATGAAACGAATCGGATACGCTCCCGGCGCATATGACCTCTTTCATATCGGCCATCTCAACCTGCTACGTCAAGCGAAGCAGCAGTGCGACTTTTTGATCGCGGGCGTCGTCTCAGACGACGTGTTGGCCGTGCATAAAGGCGTAATGCCGACGATACCTCTAGCCGAGCGACTTGCGATCGTTCGAAGCATTCGGTTTGTCGACGCGGCGGTACCCGCCATGACGAACGACAAGGTCGAGATCTGGAAGACGTTGCAATTCCACGTCTTGTTCAAGGGCGACGACTGGCAGGGAACGGAAAAGGGTACGAAGCTCGAGCGCGACTTTGCCGCTCTCGGTGTTGATGTCGTGTACTTCCAGTACTGCTCTGCGACATCTAGCAGCGAGTTGCGCCGAACTCTGCGCGAGTTCGATATTCTCAGCTCAAGCTGA
- a CDS encoding RHS repeat-associated core domain-containing protein translates to MSRIPRAISQSFIAAFLLIGLTTLGSNSFSAPIQSALPQTNKRESTDWMLGAQPPSPKSTTHYVGKVPSVTEGGKAITFVSGKPAIAYSPERLSALGSAAGPGRNAANLFPISGQDWEQSRAHVVLPSKINQGAAVETKTAAPSTRGTRVGVLSAGGNASPQGPASIAELARALNYNPDVIYQYVHNNVEVYPIYGTQKGSFGTVLDNQGTVYDQAMLMVDLLRASGYTASFTTGVIKYTAAQFNSMYGVDTSNVCGVLNLLGKGGVPVYAATAVNPGQCPGNTSALVDVSVGHIWVKTVINGTTYYFDPSFKTHSFKTGIDLASSSITGYNATTFLNSAKSGATITADYVQNINRTNIRNNLTTYANNLATYLRANMPTATLDDVVGGKSIDLIYGAIPHYTSPPLQNTAYALQDQTDVPISMKVTLRIQYQGIDQTYTSDAIYGHRLTITYNASNQPILSLDGTAVGSPGTAPSPGASTPLTLTVTHNAFGTTGGDQTINQTIVAKPGNIFVIANAWGPTGRGLANFFQTALGNLRASGAADTSDAVGGTTLALLAAQWLGQAYQAYYLSERLSGTSILPYHDVGVAGYVGSSYVDLPGGMVGLANVAGDSTKEPLALYQTAMHTSILESTVVQQVSTVSAASTVKLIDLAAAAGQPIYNATSSNYASAVQPNLLNCSAYFGTFNSYLSAGYNLILPQHCDITENSWTGAGYYFFGPNILGAMIKGNLAGGYMTLGQYLSTLSPLAQLASPFPLAMYNLPVNVLQNGSIQIGSLQGQPFNYVGDPIGLASGNFTYNRDDLTSGVEQFPQSLTFSRLYSSSAKNQDGVLGKGWAHNFNATAKVNSDGYQGMGEDSALDAVATLVEMKASLDLLSDTSHPIEKLVTATLGQRWFGDQLINNTVIVTQGLNGEVFVKLPDGSYNPPPGNSSKLTLNGDGTYSYDTVHHNTMHFNSSGNIDTYKDANGTQVNYSYTGNNLTSVSNGFWRTLNFTYTNGRVSQVSDGARTVKYGYDTSGNLTTFTDTMSKSTTYGYGLPGQLTQIFYPSFPSTAGVTNVYDSLGRIQTQTNARGKTYSYYFAGSRALESAPGGITRLSYLDVLGNVLQQADPLFNVTQFAYDGQGRVITKILPQGNGFSYTYDDASCASSDKRCTQNVKSTTQFGPSGSGLAPLVRSFTYESAYNKVATETDARGNVTSYTYAPWGDIATVTSPVDASGVAPWTAYDYYSWTPTGFPTMYLLWKTTVKTSASNSTATTRTYDWAHHEVPATTTVDAGTGTLNLTTTYTYDDIGNLTVVDGPRTDVTDTVTTGYDSERRPIVVTDALGKQTQTTYDADGRPIAVARQIGTQWLTNCTRYSATGKVIRAWGPSLTASATTCPAEAAPVPITDTAYDDLDRPYQKTQYLAAADGGNRVTTTVYNVDDTINTIQKATGTAQQQNYVQYTYTPNGKLNSSADAKNNLTVYAYNGFDRLTNQYYPLPNTPGSANSNDYDGYTYDPNGNVVTIRKRSGDTITQTWDNLNRLTARTYPNSANNVQFGYDLRGLRTASQYTNGSYAVSYAWDNAGRLLNATAGGKTLNFQYDAASNRTQTTWPDGFNTTTSYDALNRPSVIKENGSTALATYTYDDLSRATTLAFGNGTSIQRGYDNQGGLSTLTNALTAPGDQVQYTYARNQILDVTSVTPSNLAYQWSSGTIGSQSYTADGLNRYTTAAGGSAGYDNNGNVASYGGWSYGYDLDNRLVSGSTGLFSTVSLVYDPESRLRQTVEPNGLGSLTTNMLYDDTKLVAEYDSSGNILRRYVQGSGADNPLVWYEGSGTANKNWLYVDQSGSVVATANAAGVKTATYTYGPFGEPNATSGTRFRYTGQQLIGSLGLYYYKARFYSPGLGRFFQTDPVGNRDDQNLYAYVGNNSINRTDSDGLTGTVVGSDSLQIAGDYIWGHGDRHVSDPDAARAEIGAHLPPIGDVGGPFWGVTPNYIYRVFPLPSGDVNVGTYFYRPSGIPY, encoded by the coding sequence ATGTCCAGGATTCCGCGTGCCATCTCGCAGAGCTTCATCGCCGCTTTCCTTTTAATCGGCCTGACGACGCTCGGTTCGAATAGCTTTTCTGCTCCAATTCAATCTGCCTTGCCACAGACAAATAAGAGGGAAAGCACGGATTGGATGTTGGGTGCTCAACCACCATCGCCGAAGTCCACGACGCACTACGTGGGAAAAGTGCCGTCTGTCACCGAGGGCGGGAAAGCAATCACCTTCGTGAGCGGGAAGCCCGCTATTGCCTATTCGCCAGAGCGTCTGTCGGCTCTCGGCAGCGCAGCGGGACCCGGCAGAAATGCCGCCAACCTGTTCCCGATCTCGGGGCAGGATTGGGAGCAGTCCCGTGCTCATGTCGTCTTACCTTCGAAGATCAATCAAGGAGCCGCGGTTGAAACGAAGACCGCTGCTCCGTCAACCCGCGGTACCCGCGTGGGTGTCCTGAGCGCTGGTGGAAATGCAAGTCCTCAAGGGCCGGCGTCAATCGCGGAACTGGCGCGCGCATTGAATTACAACCCGGACGTGATCTATCAGTACGTCCACAACAATGTCGAGGTCTATCCGATCTACGGTACCCAGAAGGGCTCGTTTGGCACGGTGCTCGACAATCAGGGGACCGTGTACGATCAAGCCATGCTGATGGTTGACCTCCTGCGGGCATCTGGCTACACGGCGAGCTTCACAACCGGTGTCATCAAGTACACGGCTGCGCAGTTCAACTCGATGTACGGCGTCGACACATCAAATGTCTGTGGCGTGCTGAACCTATTGGGCAAAGGAGGGGTTCCGGTCTATGCGGCTACCGCTGTGAATCCAGGACAGTGTCCAGGCAATACGTCGGCACTCGTTGACGTGTCTGTTGGACACATCTGGGTGAAAACAGTCATCAATGGCACAACCTACTATTTCGATCCCAGCTTTAAGACTCACTCGTTCAAGACCGGTATCGATCTCGCTAGCTCGAGCATCACTGGCTACAACGCCACCACATTTCTGAATTCGGCAAAGAGCGGCGCGACCATCACCGCTGACTATGTGCAGAACATTAATCGCACGAACATTCGAAACAACCTAACGACGTACGCCAACAATCTCGCCACGTATCTGCGCGCGAATATGCCGACGGCGACGCTGGATGATGTCGTGGGCGGCAAATCGATTGACCTGATCTACGGAGCGATTCCGCACTACACGTCCCCCCCGTTGCAGAATACGGCGTATGCGCTTCAGGACCAGACCGATGTTCCGATATCAATGAAGGTGACGCTGCGAATCCAATACCAGGGGATAGACCAGACCTACACGTCTGATGCGATCTATGGGCATCGTCTAACCATTACGTACAACGCGTCCAACCAGCCCATCCTGTCGCTTGACGGCACCGCCGTTGGTAGTCCTGGAACAGCGCCATCTCCTGGCGCATCCACGCCCCTCACGCTAACCGTTACGCACAACGCATTCGGTACGACAGGCGGTGACCAGACAATCAATCAAACGATCGTCGCGAAACCGGGGAATATCTTTGTAATTGCCAATGCGTGGGGACCAACTGGTCGAGGCCTCGCGAACTTCTTCCAAACCGCACTCGGCAATTTGCGAGCATCTGGCGCTGCTGACACGTCCGACGCGGTCGGTGGGACAACGTTGGCCCTCCTTGCAGCTCAGTGGCTTGGGCAGGCTTATCAAGCGTATTACTTGAGCGAGCGCCTGTCAGGCACCTCAATCCTGCCTTATCACGATGTCGGCGTTGCTGGATATGTCGGTTCGTCATATGTTGATTTGCCGGGCGGAATGGTTGGACTCGCCAACGTTGCGGGAGACTCAACCAAGGAACCGCTCGCCTTATATCAGACAGCGATGCATACCAGCATCCTGGAATCGACCGTGGTTCAGCAGGTCAGCACTGTTTCAGCTGCTTCAACGGTAAAACTTATCGATCTGGCGGCAGCAGCTGGGCAACCAATCTACAACGCGACGTCGTCAAACTACGCGAGCGCGGTTCAGCCGAATCTGCTGAACTGCAGCGCGTATTTCGGGACTTTTAATAGCTACCTCTCCGCTGGATACAATCTGATATTGCCGCAACACTGCGATATCACGGAGAACAGCTGGACTGGTGCGGGTTACTACTTTTTTGGCCCGAACATTTTGGGCGCCATGATCAAGGGAAACCTCGCCGGGGGATACATGACCCTGGGGCAGTACCTCTCCACGCTTTCCCCGTTGGCCCAACTCGCATCGCCGTTCCCGCTCGCGATGTATAACCTTCCGGTCAACGTCCTACAAAACGGCTCCATCCAAATAGGATCCCTCCAGGGCCAGCCATTCAACTATGTCGGCGATCCGATCGGCCTGGCGTCCGGAAATTTTACGTACAACCGCGACGATCTAACCTCAGGTGTGGAGCAGTTTCCGCAAAGCCTCACCTTCAGCCGTCTGTACAGTTCGAGCGCCAAGAATCAGGACGGTGTGCTCGGCAAGGGCTGGGCGCACAATTTCAACGCGACCGCAAAGGTAAATTCGGACGGTTATCAGGGGATGGGGGAGGATTCTGCGCTCGATGCGGTAGCGACGTTGGTCGAGATGAAGGCATCGTTGGATTTGCTTTCAGACACGTCACACCCGATTGAAAAACTGGTCACCGCGACTCTCGGGCAACGATGGTTCGGCGATCAACTGATCAACAATACCGTGATCGTCACGCAAGGCCTGAATGGCGAGGTGTTTGTGAAGTTGCCCGACGGCAGCTACAACCCGCCCCCAGGTAACTCCTCGAAGCTCACGTTGAATGGGGATGGCACGTACAGCTACGACACTGTTCACCATAACACGATGCACTTCAATTCGTCGGGGAACATCGACACTTACAAGGATGCTAACGGCACGCAGGTCAACTACAGCTATACCGGAAATAACTTGACCAGTGTCAGCAACGGCTTCTGGCGTACGCTGAATTTTACCTACACGAACGGACGGGTTAGCCAGGTTTCCGATGGTGCTCGAACGGTCAAATATGGCTACGACACCAGTGGCAATTTGACGACCTTTACCGACACGATGTCGAAGAGTACGACGTACGGCTATGGCTTGCCGGGTCAGCTGACGCAGATCTTTTACCCAAGCTTCCCATCGACAGCGGGCGTCACAAATGTCTATGACAGTCTGGGACGAATCCAAACGCAAACGAATGCGCGTGGGAAAACGTATAGCTACTACTTCGCCGGATCGCGAGCGCTTGAATCCGCGCCAGGTGGCATCACCAGACTCAGCTACCTCGATGTGCTTGGGAACGTTTTGCAGCAAGCTGATCCGTTGTTCAACGTCACGCAATTCGCTTATGACGGACAAGGACGGGTGATCACCAAGATTTTGCCTCAAGGGAATGGCTTCTCGTACACATACGACGATGCATCTTGTGCGAGCTCGGACAAACGTTGTACACAGAACGTGAAGTCGACTACGCAGTTCGGCCCCTCTGGCTCTGGCCTCGCTCCACTGGTTCGAAGCTTCACCTACGAGAGCGCGTACAACAAAGTTGCAACGGAAACTGATGCGCGTGGCAATGTCACGTCATACACCTATGCGCCGTGGGGGGATATCGCGACTGTAACGTCACCGGTTGACGCAAGCGGAGTAGCGCCATGGACTGCTTACGATTATTACTCGTGGACACCGACCGGCTTTCCCACGATGTATCTGTTGTGGAAGACGACGGTCAAGACGAGTGCGTCGAATTCCACCGCGACGACGAGGACCTATGATTGGGCGCACCATGAAGTACCCGCGACCACGACAGTCGACGCGGGCACGGGAACGCTGAATCTCACGACCACCTACACCTACGACGACATTGGCAACCTGACCGTGGTGGACGGGCCGCGCACTGACGTGACCGATACGGTGACGACTGGCTATGACAGTGAACGCCGCCCGATCGTCGTCACGGATGCGCTTGGGAAGCAGACGCAAACCACTTATGACGCCGACGGCCGGCCGATTGCTGTCGCCCGGCAGATCGGCACTCAGTGGCTGACAAACTGTACACGCTACAGCGCGACAGGAAAGGTTATCCGGGCATGGGGGCCCTCGTTAACAGCATCTGCGACAACCTGCCCAGCCGAGGCTGCGCCGGTGCCGATCACGGACACTGCATATGACGATCTCGATCGGCCATATCAGAAAACGCAGTATCTCGCGGCCGCAGACGGAGGGAACAGGGTTACGACGACGGTGTACAACGTCGACGACACCATCAACACCATCCAGAAGGCGACAGGCACGGCGCAGCAACAGAACTATGTGCAATACACCTATACGCCGAACGGCAAACTCAACTCGAGTGCTGACGCGAAGAACAACCTGACCGTCTACGCGTACAACGGATTCGATCGCCTGACGAACCAGTACTATCCGCTGCCCAACACACCAGGCTCGGCAAACAGCAACGATTACGACGGCTACACCTACGACCCGAACGGCAACGTGGTGACCATTCGCAAACGTAGCGGGGACACTATCACCCAGACCTGGGACAATCTGAACCGTCTGACCGCCCGTACCTATCCGAACAGTGCGAACAACGTTCAGTTCGGTTATGACCTGCGCGGGCTACGCACCGCGTCGCAATACACGAACGGCAGTTACGCCGTGTCCTATGCCTGGGACAACGCAGGTCGGTTGCTCAATGCGACGGCGGGTGGAAAGACACTCAATTTCCAGTATGACGCTGCAAGCAATCGGACGCAGACGACATGGCCGGATGGGTTCAATACGACCACTAGCTACGATGCGTTGAATCGGCCGAGCGTGATCAAGGAGAACGGAAGCACCGCACTCGCGACGTACACTTACGACGACCTGAGCCGGGCAACCACACTCGCGTTCGGAAACGGTACGTCGATTCAACGCGGGTATGACAATCAAGGCGGGCTCTCGACGCTGACGAATGCGTTGACTGCGCCCGGCGATCAGGTGCAGTACACATACGCACGTAATCAGATCCTGGATGTGACCAGCGTCACGCCGAGCAACCTCGCGTACCAGTGGAGCAGTGGCACGATTGGAAGCCAGAGCTACACCGCAGACGGCCTGAATCGTTACACGACTGCGGCAGGAGGTTCTGCTGGGTACGACAACAATGGGAATGTAGCGAGCTACGGAGGCTGGTCGTACGGCTATGATCTCGACAATCGCCTCGTATCCGGGAGCACTGGGTTGTTTTCGACGGTGAGTCTTGTGTATGACCCGGAAAGTCGTCTGCGCCAGACTGTTGAGCCCAACGGTCTAGGCAGTCTCACGACGAACATGCTGTACGACGACACGAAGCTCGTTGCCGAATACGATTCGTCTGGCAATATCCTCCGGCGTTATGTTCAAGGTTCGGGCGCAGACAACCCACTCGTCTGGTACGAAGGCTCGGGGACCGCGAACAAGAACTGGCTGTACGTCGATCAGTCGGGAAGCGTCGTCGCGACGGCCAATGCGGCGGGAGTCAAGACGGCAACCTATACGTATGGTCCGTTTGGCGAGCCGAACGCAACGAGCGGTACGCGGTTCCGTTACACCGGACAGCAACTGATCGGTTCGCTCGGACTGTACTACTATAAAGCAAGGTTCTATTCACCTGGACTTGGGCGATTTTTTCAGACGGATCCGGTTGGCAATCGAGACGATCAAAACCTGTACGCGTATGTCGGGAACAATTCCATTAACCGAACCGACTCGGACGGATTGACCGGAACTGTTGTGGGATCGGACTCGCTACAAATTGCGGGTGACTATATTTGGGGACACGGCGATAGACATGTAAGCGATCCAGATGCTGCACGCGCAGAGATTGGCGCCCATCTCCCACCGATCGGAGATGTGGGCGGACCGTTTTGGGGGGTAACTCCGAACTATATTTATCGAGTATTTCCGTTGCCGTCGGGTGATGTAAATGTCGGAACATACTTCTATCGCCCATCAGGGATACCGTATTAA